The Watersipora subatra chromosome 1, tzWatSuba1.1, whole genome shotgun sequence genome has a window encoding:
- the LOC137402049 gene encoding trimeric intracellular cation channel type 1B.1-like: MDWNFYSICEAFTLLQMWPVFDVVHYILMALNMKRELSTSVAFAFERRHPLASWITTMLLCNAGPILVCLYLGKPLAIILKSPEKIAVSTLVWYAVNYVPGVFTLLTNRWITCLLVSAKEVQRVYGVYGGVQEASQLYSSYYVVLFTLGFIRGTASEIMMVFARLLAGIIKVHTAQTVSPNVFLFPSCLFKASALVSAMFCLEHYSYIQVNHSVLFSCTIAVLIYLRILMILGVIADPFVPFENLFCAIVFGGMWDAYKLVVRQDRKGTQANGAVHHQKMKTS, encoded by the exons ATGGACTGGAACTTTTACAGCATTTGTGAAGCCTTTACGCTTTTGCAAATGTGGCCCGTTTTTGATGTTGTGCATTACATTTTGATGGCTTTAAATATGAAAAGGGAGCTTAGTACTTCGG TTGCTTTCGCATTCGAGAGAAGGCACCCTCTTGCCTCTTGGATAACCACCATGCTACTCTGTAACGCTGGCCCTATTCTGGTGTGTCTATATTTGGGGAAGCCTCTTGCCATCATACTCAAGAGCCCAGAAAAAATTGCCGTATCTACTCTAGTCTG GTATGCAGTAAACTATGTACCTGGAGTGTTCACTCTGCTCACTAACCGCTGGATTACCTGTCTCCTCGTGTCCGCTAAGGAGGTGCAGAGAGTCTATGGTGTTTATGGGGGTGTGCAGGAGGCAAGCCAGTTGTACTCCTCCTATTATGTGGTCCTATTCACACTGGGGTTCATCAGAG GCACAGCTTCGGAAATAATGATGGTCTTCGCTAGGTTGTTAGCTGGCATTATAAAAGTACATACAGCACAGACTGTCTCTCCCAACGT ATTTCTTTTCCCCTCGTG cTTGTTCAAGGCGAGTGCATTGGTGTCTGCGATGTTTTGCTTGGAGCACTATTCATACATACAGGTCAACCACAGCGTCTTATTCTCCTGCACCATCGCGGTTCTCATATACTTGCGTATTCTCATGATTCTCGGCGTCATAGCCGATCCTTTTGTGCCTTTTGAGAACCTGTTTTGTGCCATAGTCTTCGGAGGGATGTGGGATGCCTATAAGCTGGTTGTTAGGCAAGATCGAAAGGGTACACAGGCTAATGGAGCCGTTCAtcatcaaaaaatgaaaaccagttga
- the LOC137390428 gene encoding transcriptional regulator ATRX homolog — protein MDLDFFTPEEYTKYVKYLNSERTRQFNSKPPPPAYYRFPASKSSRKYVNKFPNNRRSASARNDQKERDLEVSPRQSAPKPFEQRAPAVQESTAHQREDKDSERQAGMKKPVDTTTEYMMYSEPDSPKRENSTEFRSRRPKSSKFRMRNEQTSNAPPHHSDEERTAEEESDGFWQQPPPPVRETEPDGTGLNMTKDGHLSKDGQAIEEISSTENQEEKQSRETKRKEDESGSEKDEQTYDIKHEDGTKTRVYAPPLHKSTTEDIPVVTEENKDDREVRE, from the exons ATGGACCTAG ATTTCTTCACCCCGGAGGAGTATACCAAGTATGTTAAATATCTGAACAGTGAGCGCACAAGGCAGTTCAACAGTAAACCCCCGCCTCCAGCTTATTACAGATTTCCCGCTTCGAAATCATCTCGGAAATATGTCAACAAATTTCCGAACAATAGGAGATCAGCCTCTGCCAGAAATGATCAGAAAGAAAGAGATTTGGAAGTTAGTCCAAGGCAATCTGCCCCTAAACCATTTGAGCAGCGCGCTCCTGCAGTTCAGGAGTCTACGGCCCATCAGAGGGAAGACAAAGATTCAGAAAGGCAAGCAGGAATGAAAAA GCCTGTGGATACTACCACTGAGTATATGATGTACTCAGAACCTGACAGTCCAAAGAGAGAGAATTCTACTGAATTCCGCAGTCGTAGGCCAAAGAGTTCCAAGTTCAGAATGCGAAATGAACAAACGAGCAATGCGCCTCCTCACCATTCCGATGAGGAGAGGACTGCGGAAGAAGA aTCGGATGGGTTTTGGCAGCAACCACCTCCTCCTGTCAGAGAAACTGAACCAG ATGGGACAGGGTTGAACATGACAAAGGATGGACATCTTAGCAAAGATGGGCAAGCTATAGAAGAAATCTCCTCAACAGAAAACCAAGAAGAAAAGCAATCGCGCGAAACGAAGA GGAAGGAAGATGAATCAGGGAGTGAGAAGGATGAACAGACCTATGATATCAAGCATGAAGACGGGACCAAAACCCGAGTTTATGCACCGCCCTTGCACAAATCAACTACAGAAGATATTCCAGTAGTGACAGAAGAGAACAAAGATGATAGGGAAGTGAGAGAGTAA